One genomic region from Populus nigra chromosome 8, ddPopNigr1.1, whole genome shotgun sequence encodes:
- the LOC133701103 gene encoding protein BREVIS RADIX-like has translation MFTCIACTKPVAEDGRGEEGGARGSGTPSTKEAVKSLTSQIKDMALKMSGAYKQCKPCTSPSSYKKGQRPYPDFDAASEGVPYPYFGGGSSSSTPAWDFTTPKHNRGTRADSRFSTLYGGDRTPGGAESCDVVLEDEDEPKEWMAQVEPGVHITFVSLPNGGNDLKRIRFSREMFNKWQAQRWWGENYDRITELYNVQRFNRQALHTPPRCEDEQRDSSYSRLESARESPMAPSFTPRNYYKPAGSKGYFPSDTMDQGGSHHYHAGSSSYGMGGPRFEASSLEASRTTTSSRDEPSISVSNASDLETEWVEQDEPGVYITIRQLADGTRELRRVRFSREQFGEVHAKTWWEQNRERIQAQYL, from the exons atgttTACGTGCATAGCGTGTACCAAGCCAGTGGCAGAGGATGGACGGGGAGAAGAAGGAGGAGCGCGTGGAAGTGGTACCCCAAGTACAAAAGAAGCCGTCAAAAGCCTCACTTCACAG ATCAAGGACATGGCACTGAAAATGTCTGGTGCTTACAAGCAATGCAAGCCCTGCACAAGTCCCAGCAGCTACAAGAAAGGACAGCGACCTTACCCTGACTTTGATGCAGCTTCAGAAGGGGTTCCATACCCCTATTTTGGAGGTGGAAGCTCAAGCTCAACCCCAGCCTGGGACTTTACTACTCCCAAACACAATCGAGGTACTAGAGCTGACTCTAGGTTTTCTACTTTGTATGGTGGAGACCGGACCCCTGGAGGAGCAGAGTCTTGTGATGTGGTGCTGGAGGATGAGGATGAGCCCAAGGAATGGATGGCACAGGTGGAGCCAGGTGTTCACATTACTTTCGTGTCTCTCCCTAATGGGGGAAATGATCTAAAGCGTATTCGCTTCAG CCGAGAGATGTTTAATAAGTGGCAAGCTCAGCGATGGTGGGGTGAGAACTATGACAGAATCACGGAGCTCTATAATGTCCAGAGATTTAATCGTCAAGCTCTTCACACTCCCCCGAGGTGTGAGGATGAG CAAAGAGATTCCTCCTACTCAAGGCTGGAATCTGCAAGGGAAAGCCCTATGGCTCCATCTTTTACCCCAAGAAACTACTATAAACCTGCTGGAAGTAAAGGTTATTTTCCATCTGATACTATGGACCAAGGTGGCAGCCATCACTACCACGCTGGTTCAAGTAGCTATGGTATGGGGGGGCCAAGATTCGAGGCATCTTCTTTAGAGGCATCACGGACAACTACATCATCTAGAGATGAGCCTTCTATTTCAGTTAGCAATGCTAGTGACCTGGAGACAGAATGGGTTGAGCAAGATGAGCCAGGGGTTTACATCACAATCAGACAACTAGCCGATGGCACCAGGGAGCTCAGGCGTGTCAGATTCAG CCGCGAACAATTCGGAGAAGTGCACGCGAAGACATGGTGGGAACAGAATAGAGAAAGAATACAAGCTCAGTACCTATAA
- the LOC133702320 gene encoding cyclin-dependent kinase F-4: protein MERYKLIKEVGDGTFGSVWRAINKQSGEVVAIKKMKKKYYSWEECVNLREVKSLRKMNHPNIVKLREVIRENDILYFVFEYMECNLYQLTKDREKLFSEAEVRNWCFQVFQGLAYMHQRGYFHRDLKPENLLVSKSIIKIADFGLAREVNSQPPYTEYVSTRWYRAPEVLLQSYLYSSKVDMWAMGAIMAELFTLRPLFPGTSEADEIYKICSVIGSPTTDTWADGLNLARAINYQFPQFAGVHLPTLIPSASEDAINLIKSLCSWDPCTRPSAADALQHPFFQSCFYVPPSLRPRAAITRTPASAGTKGGLEQQCARNLPGALSNSKLTNSFPSPKLHASLSTGVQRKLDLVNQDSRKPDKSLKSSTKSRYQPPGRKSPTFMSKGRVARGVSETADKFASMTIASRRQSLGQQPKPPTMKAGVQWTGESGGMFLRPTQQFPHGRNYPRKVVG, encoded by the exons ATGGAAAG GTACAAGTTAATCAAGGAAGTTGGCGATGGAACATTTGGGAGTGTGTGGAGAGCAATTAATAAGCAATCTGGTGAAGTT GTGGcaattaaaaagatgaagaagaaatattACTCATGGGAAGAGTGTGTGAATTTGAGAGAAGTGAAG TCATTGCGGAAAATGAATCATCCGAATATTGTGAAGCTCAGAGAAGTAATCCGGGAAAAtgacattttatattttgtttttgagtacatg gAATGCAACCTTTATCAACTTACTAAAGACAGGGAAAAGCTATTTTCAGAAGCTGAAGTGAGGAATTGGTGTTTTCAAGTATTTCAAGGTCTTGCTTACATGCACCAGCGTGGGTATTTTCATCGTGACCTTAAGCCAG AGAACCTGTTGGTCTCAAAATCCATAATTAAAATTGCTGATTTTGGTCTTGCACGAGAAGTCAATTCACAGCCTCCATATACGGAGTATGTGTCCACGCGGTG GTATAGAGCACCTGAAGTGTTGCTTCAGTCATACCTGTACAGCTCTAAAGTTG ATATGTGGGCAATGGGTGCCATCATGGCTGAGTTATTCACCCTTCGACCACTTTTTCCTGGTACCAG TGAAGCAGATGAGATCTACAAAATATGCAGTGTGATAGGCAGTCCAACAACTGACACCTGGGCTGATGGGCTTAATCTTGCAAGGGCTATTAACTACCAATTTCCACAG TTTGCTGGTGTTCACCTTCCCACACTTATCCCATCAGCAAGTGAGGATGCAATCAACCTTATCAAG TCGCTTTGCTCCTGGGATCCTTGCACGAGGCCTTCAGCTGCAGATGCTCTACAACATCCTTTCTTTCAG AGTTGTTTTTATGTTCCACCATCCCTACGCCCCAGAGCAGCCATCACAAGAACACCTGCATCTG CTGGAACAAAGGGAGGACTGGAGCAACAATGTGCGAGGAATTTACCAGGGGCTTTGTCTAATTCTAAGCTTACTAACAGTTTTCCTTCTCCAAAGTTACATGCTTCTTTGAGTACAG GGGTACAACGCAAGTTGGATTTGGTTAACCAG GATTCACGTAAGCCCGACAAGTCCTTGAAGAGCTCCACAAAATCAAGATATCAACCACCAGGGAGGAAAAGCCCAA CATTTATGAGCAAAGGGAGAGTTGCACGTGGAGTATCAGAAACAGCTGATAAGTTTGCAAGCATGACAATCGCCTCTCGTAGGCAGTCTCTGGGGCAGCAGCCCAAGCCACCAACTATGAAGGCTGGAGTACAGTGGACTGGAgaatctggtgggatgtttctTAGGCCAACCCAACAATTCCCACATGGCAGAAACTATCCAAGGAAGGTTGTGGGATGA
- the LOC133700332 gene encoding uncharacterized protein LOC133700332 isoform X2 — MKISCWMERTQCQAISYSSHNLLIWVEQAIEYSRQTIHATEKKEMTKNIEPVEDQKRQEEELEKLAVENARMKDENESLVKERVAVLSPKLESAAIEINQLRSESQSLKRNSDNQRILVHALTEKLDGQNKLRSLHDEVARLRQNVPQDPRMQEKKKLMEELLKLENENRLLELQNQAYCMMIQNDGDPRGDEADQALPAGLL; from the exons ATGAAGATATCT TGTTGGATGGAGCGAACGCAATGCCAAGCCATTTCCTATTCCAGTCACAACTTACTGATATGGGTGGAACAAGCAATAGAGTACTCCAGACAGACAATCCACGcgacagaaaaaaaagaaatgacaaaGAATATCGAGCCCGTT GAAGACCAGAAAAGACAGGAGGAGGAGTTGGAGAAACTAGCGGTAGAAAATGCACGAATGAAGGACGAAAATGAATCCCTGGTGAAGGAAAGGGTTGCAGTTTTGAGTCCGAAGTTGGAATCAGCAGCCATTGAGATAAATCAACTTAGAAGTGAAAGTCAGAGCTTGAAACGCAACAGTGACAACCAAAGAATTCTTGTGCATGCTTTAACCGAAAAACtg GATGGTCAAAATAAACTTAGAAGCCTCCATGATGAGGTTGCACGATTGAGACAAAACGTCCCCCAGGATCCCAGgatgcaagaaaagaaaaaactcatggAAGAGCTTTTGAAGTTAGAAAACGAAAACAGGCTGCTAGAACTGCAAAATCAAGCGTATTGCATGATGATACAAAATGACGGGGACCCTAGAGGGGATGAAGCTGATCAAG CATTGCCTGCAGGATTGCTGTGA
- the LOC133700332 gene encoding uncharacterized protein LOC133700332 isoform X4 produces MPSHFLFQSQLTDMGGTSNRVLQTDNPRDRKKRNDKEYRARCREDQKRQEEELEKLAVENARMKDENESLVKERVAVLSPKLESAAIEINQLRSESQSLKRNSDNQRILVHALTEKLDGQNKLRSLHDEVARLRQNVPQDPRMQEKKKLMEELLKLENENRLLELQNQAYCMMIQNDGDPRGDEADQALPAGLL; encoded by the exons ATGCCAAGCCATTTCCTATTCCAGTCACAACTTACTGATATGGGTGGAACAAGCAATAGAGTACTCCAGACAGACAATCCACGcgacagaaaaaaaagaaatgacaaaGAATATCGAGCCCGTTGTAGG GAAGACCAGAAAAGACAGGAGGAGGAGTTGGAGAAACTAGCGGTAGAAAATGCACGAATGAAGGACGAAAATGAATCCCTGGTGAAGGAAAGGGTTGCAGTTTTGAGTCCGAAGTTGGAATCAGCAGCCATTGAGATAAATCAACTTAGAAGTGAAAGTCAGAGCTTGAAACGCAACAGTGACAACCAAAGAATTCTTGTGCATGCTTTAACCGAAAAACtg GATGGTCAAAATAAACTTAGAAGCCTCCATGATGAGGTTGCACGATTGAGACAAAACGTCCCCCAGGATCCCAGgatgcaagaaaagaaaaaactcatggAAGAGCTTTTGAAGTTAGAAAACGAAAACAGGCTGCTAGAACTGCAAAATCAAGCGTATTGCATGATGATACAAAATGACGGGGACCCTAGAGGGGATGAAGCTGATCAAG CATTGCCTGCAGGATTGCTGTGA
- the LOC133700332 gene encoding uncharacterized protein LOC133700332 isoform X3, whose protein sequence is MKCWMERTQCQAISYSSHNLLIWVEQAIEYSRQTIHATEKKEMTKNIEPVEDQKRQEEELEKLAVENARMKDENESLVKERVAVLSPKLESAAIEINQLRSESQSLKRNSDNQRILVHALTEKLDGQNKLRSLHDEVARLRQNVPQDPRMQEKKKLMEELLKLENENRLLELQNQAYCMMIQNDGDPRGDEADQALPAGLL, encoded by the exons ATGAAG TGTTGGATGGAGCGAACGCAATGCCAAGCCATTTCCTATTCCAGTCACAACTTACTGATATGGGTGGAACAAGCAATAGAGTACTCCAGACAGACAATCCACGcgacagaaaaaaaagaaatgacaaaGAATATCGAGCCCGTT GAAGACCAGAAAAGACAGGAGGAGGAGTTGGAGAAACTAGCGGTAGAAAATGCACGAATGAAGGACGAAAATGAATCCCTGGTGAAGGAAAGGGTTGCAGTTTTGAGTCCGAAGTTGGAATCAGCAGCCATTGAGATAAATCAACTTAGAAGTGAAAGTCAGAGCTTGAAACGCAACAGTGACAACCAAAGAATTCTTGTGCATGCTTTAACCGAAAAACtg GATGGTCAAAATAAACTTAGAAGCCTCCATGATGAGGTTGCACGATTGAGACAAAACGTCCCCCAGGATCCCAGgatgcaagaaaagaaaaaactcatggAAGAGCTTTTGAAGTTAGAAAACGAAAACAGGCTGCTAGAACTGCAAAATCAAGCGTATTGCATGATGATACAAAATGACGGGGACCCTAGAGGGGATGAAGCTGATCAAG CATTGCCTGCAGGATTGCTGTGA
- the LOC133700332 gene encoding uncharacterized protein LOC133700332 isoform X1: MDPDHLGNRETGYCDWKEEWLQGDNYEDILLDGANAMPSHFLFQSQLTDMGGTSNRVLQTDNPRDRKKRNDKEYRARCREDQKRQEEELEKLAVENARMKDENESLVKERVAVLSPKLESAAIEINQLRSESQSLKRNSDNQRILVHALTEKLDGQNKLRSLHDEVARLRQNVPQDPRMQEKKKLMEELLKLENENRLLELQNQAYCMMIQNDGDPRGDEADQALPAGLL; the protein is encoded by the exons ATGGATCCCGATCATTTGGGCAATCGAGAGACGGGATATTGTGACTGGAAGGAGGAGTGGCTTCAGGGAGACAATTATGAAGATATCT TGTTGGATGGAGCGAACGCAATGCCAAGCCATTTCCTATTCCAGTCACAACTTACTGATATGGGTGGAACAAGCAATAGAGTACTCCAGACAGACAATCCACGcgacagaaaaaaaagaaatgacaaaGAATATCGAGCCCGTTGTAGG GAAGACCAGAAAAGACAGGAGGAGGAGTTGGAGAAACTAGCGGTAGAAAATGCACGAATGAAGGACGAAAATGAATCCCTGGTGAAGGAAAGGGTTGCAGTTTTGAGTCCGAAGTTGGAATCAGCAGCCATTGAGATAAATCAACTTAGAAGTGAAAGTCAGAGCTTGAAACGCAACAGTGACAACCAAAGAATTCTTGTGCATGCTTTAACCGAAAAACtg GATGGTCAAAATAAACTTAGAAGCCTCCATGATGAGGTTGCACGATTGAGACAAAACGTCCCCCAGGATCCCAGgatgcaagaaaagaaaaaactcatggAAGAGCTTTTGAAGTTAGAAAACGAAAACAGGCTGCTAGAACTGCAAAATCAAGCGTATTGCATGATGATACAAAATGACGGGGACCCTAGAGGGGATGAAGCTGATCAAG CATTGCCTGCAGGATTGCTGTGA
- the LOC133702338 gene encoding phospholipase A1-IIdelta, with protein MDGTSEATWPEILGSRNWDNLLDPLDLSLRKLILRCGDFCQATYDAFNNDQNSRYCGTSRYGKRNFFHKVMLDNPENYQVSSFLYATARVSLPEAFLLHSLSRDSWDRETNWIGYIAVTSDEQTKTLGRREIYIAFRGTTRNYEWVDILGAKLKSAKPLLRGATSTTHDQESSSSSDDDDDKVPKVMLGWLTMYISDDPNSPFTKSSARAQLLAHIKELRERYKDDDLSIIFTGHSLGASLSILSAFDLVENGITDIPVSAFVFGSPQVGNKEFNERFNKYPNLKVLHIKNKIDVIPHYPGRLMGYVYTGIEFEIDTRKSPSLKDSKNPSDWHNLQAMLHIVAGWNGEEQEFELKVKRSLALVNKSSEFLKDECLVPGIWWVEKNKGMVRNEEGEWVLAPPDEEDLPVPEC; from the coding sequence ATGGACGGAACAAGTGAGGCGACATGGCCTGAAATCCTGGGCAGCAGAAACTGGGATAATCTCCTTGACCCTCTCGACCTCAGCCTCCGCAAACTCATTCTCCGATGTGGCGACTTCTGCCAGGCCACATATGATGCCTTCAACAACGACCAGAACTCCAGGTATTGCGGCACTAGCCGGTACGGCAAGCGCAACTTCTTTCATAAAGTGATGCTTGACAACCCCGAAAACTATCAAGTCTCCTCTTTCCTCTACGCCACTGCTCGTGTCAGCCTCCCTGAAGCCTTCCTTCTCCACTCTCTATCTCGTGATTCCTGGGACCGTGAAACCAACTGGATTGGTTACATCGCTGTCACCTCTGATGAACAGACGAAAACTCTTGGCCGCCGTGAAATCTACATAGCCTTCCGCGGAACCACCAGAAATTACGAATGGGTTGACATCTTAGGCGCAAAGCTCAAGTCTGCTAAACCATTGTTAAGGGGTGCTACAAGCACTACTCATGATCaagaaagcagcagcagcagtgaCGATGACGATGACAAAGTTCCTAAAGTGATGCTAGGCTGGCTTACGATGTATATTTCTGACGACCCAAATTCGCCTTTCACCAAATCAAGTGCGAGGGCGCAGCTTTTGGCCCATATTAAAGAGCTAAGGGAGCGATACAAGGATGACGACCTGAGCATTATCTTTACTGGTCACAGCCTTGGTGCTAGTTTATCAATTTTGAGTGCTTTTGATCTTGTGGAAAATGGAATTACAGATATCCCAGTATCAGCTTTTGTCTTTGGCAGCCCACAAGTTGGAAACAAGGAATTCAACGAGAGGTTTAACAAGTATCCAAATCTGAAGGTTctgcatataaaaaataagatcgaTGTTATACCGCACTATCCAGGGCGTTTGATGGGGTATGTTTATACTGgaattgagtttgaaattgatACGAGGAAATCTCCAAGCTTGAAGGACTCGAAGAATCCGAGTGATTGGCATAATTTGCAGGCCATGTTGCATATAGTGGCAGGGTGGAACGGCGAGGAACAAGAGTTTGAGCTGAAAGTGAAGAGGAGCTTGGCATTGGTGAATAAGTCATCTGAGTTCTTGAAAGACGAGTGCCTGGTCCCTGGGATTTGGTGGGTAGAGAAGAACAAAGGGATGGTCAGAAACGAAGAGGGTGAATGGGTGTTGGCTCCGCCAGATGAGGAGGACCTACCTGTCCCCGAATGTTGA
- the LOC133701416 gene encoding uncharacterized protein LOC133701416: MDQCTRNAFAEERSTANKAQKRKRTGKKHANMRRLKAKMAEIGEQQKRIKKGQMEIREKFEEIEFECDQLRKETLLISQQAACNQQRLNLMLKIVKAREDNNLSEADRLIQCLREGMMKQTWKKL; encoded by the exons ATGGATCAGTGCACCAGGAATGCCTTCGCTGAAGAAAGATCGACTGCGAACAAGGCTCAG aaaaggaaaagaactgGCAAAAAACATGCAAACATGAGAAGATTAAAAGCAAAGATGGCAGAGATTGGTGAACAACAAAAACGTATTAAAAAGGGGCAAATGGAAATCAGAGAGAAGTTTGAAGAGATTGAATTTGAATGCGATCAACTGAGAAAAGAAACGTTGCTTATATCACAACAGGCTGCGTGCAATCAACAACGCCTGAATCTAATGCTCAAGATCGTGAAAGCACGAGAAGACAATAATTTGTCTGAAGCTGACAGGCTTATTCAATGTCTTCG agAAGGCATGATGAAGCaaacatggaaaaaattatga